From Apteryx mantelli isolate bAptMan1 chromosome 32, bAptMan1.hap1, whole genome shotgun sequence, the proteins below share one genomic window:
- the RNF225 gene encoding RING finger protein 225 codes for MTCSAAGNSLAGESEGSALDCIICFTRYDRVFKVPKALACGHTFCLECLARLSVAAAAATTLLCPVCRRPTALPRRRGLPALPTRSDLLALLPADVPAAPGSVRFSRPRGLLYVAAPSLKPDQVPTVTLSLEVGQPQPPSPPRRRGWPWPLRRRPLCKAAALACSLVVVGGLALCSVFLFFLLPAACGAGVPAANGTCQGQPWGPLYDEPDATVTPPAEGDARAAEAAGGGWFSGVVVALRGPAPLQP; via the coding sequence ATGACGTGCTCAGCGGCCGGGAACAGCCTCGCCGGCGAGTCCGAGGGCTCCGCGCTGGACTGCATCATCTGCTTCACACGCTACGACCGCGTCTTCAAGGTGCCCAAGGCGCTGGCGTGCGGGCACACCTTCTGCCTCGAGTGCCTGGCCCGGCTCAGCGTcgccgccgctgctgccaccACCCTGCTCTGCCCCGTGTGCCGCCGGCCCACGGCtctgccgcgccgccgcggcctccccgcctTGCCCACCCGCTCCgacctgctggccctgctgcccgccgacgtccccgccgcccccggctccgTCCGCTTCAGCCGCCCCCGGGGGCTGCTCTACGTCGCCGCGCCGTCGCTCAAGCCGGACCAGGTGCCCACGGTGACCCTCAGCCTGGaggtggggcagccccagcccccctccccgccgcggcgccgcggctggcCCTGGCCCTTGCGCCGGCGGCCGCTCTGCAAAGCCGCGGCGCTGGCTTGCTCGCTGGTGGTCGTGGGGGGCTTGGCGCTCTGCAgcgtcttcctcttcttcctcctgcccGCGGCGTGCGGAGCCGGCGTCCCCGCCGCCAACGGCACCTGCCAGGGGCAGCCCTGGGGTCCCTTGTACGACGAGCCCGACGCCACCGTCACCCCCCCGGCCGAAGGGGACGCCCGTGCCGCGGAGGCGGCCGGCGGAGGGTGGTTCTCCGGCGTCGTGGTGGCACTGCGGGGGCCGGCGCCCCTCCAGCCCTGA